ATGGCAGGGAGAAGATTTCGACAATATCCTCTGATCTTGAAATTCCTAGGGCCACTGTTTTTGAAAGAATGAAAAGGCTGACCAATGATGGGATAATAAGGAACTATACTGTGAACCTGGATTTCGGAAAAATAGGCTTCAGTGTCATGGCATACATACTGATCAACTATGACTCCCGGTCTAAAACTGATCAGAAAACGCTGGCAAGGGAACTGGCGGCCCTGGACAACGTTATCTCCGTCTCCATAATATCCGGCGGGTGGGACATAATAATGCTTGTTGTAAGCCAGAGCATGAAAGATCTTTCACACTTTGTCTTGGAAAGACTGAGGCTGATGGACGGCATAGAAAAGACTCACACAATTACCGTTTTTGACTCCTTGACGGATTAGCTGTCCTACGGCTCAAATTATTTATATGCACAAGGGATCAGACTCGCTTTGAGCTGGGATAGCCTAGCCTGGTAAGGCGCAAGCCTGGAAAGCTTGTGCTCTCGTAGCTCGGGAGTTCAAATCTCCCTCCCAGCGCTTCAGTTTTGCAAAGAATTGGATACGTACTAACGCTGTGCCTGTGAACAGGTACAAAATTTCGCAACAGCGGGAACTAAATCGATCTCAACTCGCTTTATGATGAAATTCTTGCTGTAGTATTGTTCCCTGTACTTTCCTTTGAAGGGAACGTTTATTTTACATAACGTCATGGCTAAGCATGCAGTCAGAGGTCAGGGGATTCGTGAGGGACCATAAGGATGTTCAGGAAATGAGTATGCCGGGAGGTGCCAGAATAAGATGGCTTATTACGCACAGGGATAACGCTCCCAACTTCTCAATGCGGCTGATCACCGTAGAGAAGGGAAAGAGCACGCCATATCATCTTCACGACTACGAGCATGAAATGTATATAATTTCAGGATCCGGAGAGATAACCATAGGCGACAAGATTTCAAGGATCAAGCCGGACAGTTTTGTATTTGTTCCCCCGAATATCTACCACGGAATGACTGCTGAGTCTGATATGAAGCTTATCTGCATTGTTCCAATAAAGGCAGCAAAGGAGGCACTGGGGCCATAAATTGTATCAACTTCCAGTTGCTGAATTCTTTTCTGTAAAAACTTTTACCTTACAATTCAGGTTATTCCTTTATATTTCAAATTACTTAACAGAAAATGATAATCAATGAACGAGAGAGCATTTTACGCTATAGTGATAGCCATTGTTGTTGTTGGCGGCATTGGTATCGGGCTTGCATATGATCATCAGGCATCAACGGGAACAGCTGCAAGTTCAGGGCCTTTCCACCTCACACTTGCAATTATTCCCGGTCTCTATTTTAATTCAACATATCCGGATCAGCCAGCTTACTTTATTGTCAATAATGGTACACTAGAATCTTCGGCAAATATAAGCGTGCCAGCACATATGTTGATTGACCTGACGATAGTTGACTACGACTCTGGCCCGGGAACAGGTACGCCACCAGTTTACCAGAACGTTTCCGGAACAGTAGGGAACGTAGTTTACCTCTTTAACTCAACCCTTGCTCAGGGAGGAGTGAAGGCTGGCGCATCAAACGCTAGCATCAGCATCAACAGCAACACTACTAAGGTGATATCACATATGTCAATCGCTGACATCGCCCACACATTAACGGTATCAAGCCCTGGAAGCACTTCGGCGACCCTCAACATTCCAGTGGGGCACGGCGTTGAATTCGCTCAGTTTTACGTAAACGTCACCGGAACATATAACTGGAACTGTAATGTTCCCTGCGGAACTGCTGCAATGGAAACTTCGGGTTGGATGATGGGAACTTTCTACGTCTACTGAGCTGGGTAGTGAAGAAATGACTGAAGCAAAGAAACCGCCAGAAAATGATAGTCCTGCTGACACATCAAGGAGAGGGTTTCTCAAATTAATGATGGCGCTCGGTATCGGTGCAGTGACTGTGGGTGTTGCAAGAGGAGCCATCCAGAATATAATTCCCAAAAGCGTTGGTATTTCATCGTATCCAACACTTACACTTTACAATGGTTCATCAGGCAACCCCCTACACTTCACCGATCTTGTGGTCAATAACCCAGCTGCAGTGATTTTTGACTACCCGCTCCAGAATGAACCAAACTTCATCCTGCGTCTTGGCGACGTTTCCGGAACTGACGTTGCAATCAACCCATATACGGTACAGATACCTGCAACCGGTTCCTCATACAAATCCCCTGGGGGGGTCGGTCCATACAAATCTGTTGTGGCTTCGAGCGCCATATGCCAGCATCTTGGATGCACGCCTCCATCAATCCATTTTTATAAGCCAGGAACAACGATCCCAAATCATCCTGGGCACTCTGGATCTAACAATACGGGTTTTGTGAACTGTTCCTGCCATGGAAGTACATACGATCCGTACCACGGGTTTTCCGTAGTTACTGGACCAACAAGGTCGCCGCTCCCGAGTGTTATTCTTGCATATGACAGCACTTCTGATACCTTCACAGTTTCCTCACTTGTAGGCCCAACCATTTTCGGGCATACCAACAACCTGACTGGTGGAACCCCCATCTCATCGTCCACAGAAACCGATGTTACATCCATAAGCACTTGATCTTGGTGTAGATAATGACGGATAAAGAACAGAACGAAATAATAAAAATAATGAATGACCCACAGCCAATTCCCAGGAAAGTACCAGATTACATGAGGACGAAGGGCGGAATGTGGTACTGGACTGGGGCCATGGTTATGTTTGCTTTCCTTTACGAGGTAATAACCGGCCTGGTGATACTTTTCTACTACCAGCCCAGTTCAGCATATGCAACAACGGAGTCTCTCCTCAATTCTACCCCATTTGGGATGATAATTCTAACAACACACCTTTATGGTGCATACGCAATGATCGCGCTACTGTATCTGCACCTGCTGAGGAACCTTTTTGTTGGTGCGTACAAGAAACCGAGGCAGAATCAATGGATCACTGGGATTCTGCTTCTCCTGCTTAGTCTCGGAACAGGATTCTTCGGATACTCAATGAGCGGGGATATCCTCTCCATAAATGCTACCGGTGTAGGCAGGGGTATTGCAAACGCCCTACCGCTGATA
The genomic region above belongs to Thermoplasmataceae archaeon and contains:
- a CDS encoding Rieske 2Fe-2S domain-containing protein, with protein sequence MTEAKKPPENDSPADTSRRGFLKLMMALGIGAVTVGVARGAIQNIIPKSVGISSYPTLTLYNGSSGNPLHFTDLVVNNPAAVIFDYPLQNEPNFILRLGDVSGTDVAINPYTVQIPATGSSYKSPGGVGPYKSVVASSAICQHLGCTPPSIHFYKPGTTIPNHPGHSGSNNTGFVNCSCHGSTYDPYHGFSVVTGPTRSPLPSVILAYDSTSDTFTVSSLVGPTIFGHTNNLTGGTPISSSTETDVTSIST
- a CDS encoding Lrp/AsnC family transcriptional regulator, with product MVRQIDKTDLRIIEYLKENGREKISTISSDLEIPRATVFERMKRLTNDGIIRNYTVNLDFGKIGFSVMAYILINYDSRSKTDQKTLARELAALDNVISVSIISGGWDIIMLVVSQSMKDLSHFVLERLRLMDGIEKTHTITVFDSLTD
- a CDS encoding cupin domain-containing protein; the protein is MQSEVRGFVRDHKDVQEMSMPGGARIRWLITHRDNAPNFSMRLITVEKGKSTPYHLHDYEHEMYIISGSGEITIGDKISRIKPDSFVFVPPNIYHGMTAESDMKLICIVPIKAAKEALGP